CAGAGAGGCTTTGCAACGGCGCGATTGGGGTCATTTTGCGTTCGGCGGCGTCGGGCGGGTCTCGACGACAGGCGCGCCGCAATGGGTGCATCGGACGTGCTGCATCTCGGCCACCGCACCCTTGAACAATTCAAAGCCGTCGCCGCGTTCATGGTCCATGACCTTCACGGCGACCTGAAGCTTGCTGGCGACACCTCGCATGTCGCGCGCGACCAGGGCCGGGAGGGCGTCGAGCCCTTGGCGCCGCTGCTCAAACAGTCCCTTCACCTGCCTGTCGATGGCGTCCATTTCTTCGGTGGGCGACAAGGCCTCACGCTGGTCGGGCGTCATCTTGTGCCACCGCTTTTCTTTCACGAGCACGTTCTCCAGGTCCGACCACCGCGACAACAGCCGGTCGATCTCGGCGTCGAGCGCCAGCCATGCGTCACAGCGCGCCGTGACGTCATTGGACAGTGAGGTGGGGCCAGCGCTGGCCAGGATCGGCGTGGCGCTGGCCGCCCCGATCAGGACGCGGCGGGAGACCGCGAAGGGGTCATCCTTGCTGTCAGACATGGCGATCCTCCGGGCTGGATGCAGCAGCGCGTCGCGGGCGGACGCGCTCGACAAAGTCGATGGTTGAGGTGACCTCGTAGAGCGCTGACGCCATGTGCGCCTGGACGACTTCAACGGTGAGGCCCAGGTGACGGCTGATCAGGGCGTAGTCGAGCGCCTGGACGCAGCTCAGCAGGAAGACGTCTCGCGTATCGCCACGCAGCGCCATCACGGCATAGGACGTCACCTGCTGGCTGTTGTGCGGATCAAACCCCTGGCCGCGCCACAAGCGCCGGTATTGGCAACGCCACCACTGCGAGGGATCGAGCAGCCAAAGTCTCCCATGGCGGCGCATCATTCGCCCTCCATGTTCATCAAGCAGGACTCGCCGGCCGACGCCTCGCCATCGACGACGGCGCCCACGGCGGTGATGAGGTCTCGCACCGTTTCGCAGGCCTCGAACCAACACACCGACGCGGTGACGTCCGGCGCCATCGCTGAAATGGCATGGACCTCGTAGTAGGGGCTGAGTAGCGCGGCGAGCGCGGGAAGCTCCGCAGGCGCGCCGTTGAAGCCGGCGCGTCGAGCGCACTTCAACGCCTTGATCAGATCGTGGCGGATGTGAATCCGGTTCCAGTCGTCTCGGACTCCCCGGTGCAGCAGATAGGCCTTCAGCCCCAGTTCGATCGCGATAGCCAGGAAGTAGCGGGTCGCCTCCGGGTGGCGATCTAGCGCCGTCTCGGCGGCCTCATGAAAACTCGCTGCGTTGCGGCGGAAAGTGTACGCCAAAAGCCAATCGGCGTCGCCGCGTCGTCTGGGCGCCCGGCGGTTCATTTTGGCGCGCCAAGCTTGGCGAGGTCGCGGACGGCCCGAACGATCAGCCCATGCGCCTCGGGGTGGTCTTCTTCGAAGATCAAGCGCCCCGCCACCGCCAGGTTGGCAATGATCGCTTCGACGCTCTTGGCCGGGGCCGGTCGCATCGCCTTAAGAAGTGCATTGCTGTCGGTCTCCAGCACATCCAGCCTCGCCTCGATCTGCGCCAGCCTCGCGCCCTCGGGGACTGCGGCCCGTTCATCGGGCGACAGGCGAAACCAACGGCGATGCCTGATTAGCCAACCTTCGAGGGTGCCCCACTCGGCCAGGAGCTGGCGGTGCTCAATGTCCATGGCGATCCAGCGCTGGCAGATGGCCAGGTTGTGATCGCCAGCCGCGCTTATTGGGGTCAGCCCAGCAATCAAAGGCCCGATCGCAACCCCAGACATGGCCGCCCGGCGAGAGATCGCTGACTGATTCTCAGCGCCAGCTTCGCCTTCGCTGTTGAGCTTTGGCACTCGACGAGATCGCATCATTGCCTCCATAACCGATACCGCTTATACCTAAGCGATATCGGTTATGTCAATTTTCCGGCGATGAAGAATGTGATTGGGTTGGAAGGCGGTCGCGCACCCGATAGGCATGAGCCTATGGGACGCCCCGCGCTTGGATTGAAGCAGACGACAGTCCGGTTGCCGGTTGAGACCGTGCGCCGCATCGAAGCTTTGTTGGGGCCTCATCAGCTAGCGGCGTTCATTCGCGAAGCCGTCGAAAACGAGCTGAAGCGGCGCGAACAGCGCGGCTGACACCACCGGTTCACCACGGCTAGAGGCGCACCGTTCCGGTTGGACCCTTGCTCAGGCACGGTGAGCCTACGCTAGAGGGCGCCTAACGCCTGTCTTTCTTTCCCAGAGTACGATCCGGTCCGTCGCGGCCTTGCGGCCTCCGTCTATCAATCCAATTCTGGTCCATCAAATGCCCCGAGATCCCAGTCTATGGAGCTTGTCGCGATGGCTGAACCCGACCGTATTCTTCGTATCCGAACCGTGCTGCAACGCACGGGCCTGAGCCGCTCAACGCTCTACCGCAAGATCCAAGACGGCTCCTTTCCCCGCCAAGTCCAGATCAGCGTCCATGGCGCCGGTTGGCGAGAGTCGGCGATCAACCATTGGATCGCCGACCCCGCCGGCTTTCGGATGGAAGAAAGGACAGGAAGGGCCTGACGGAGATCGCCCCCTCAAGGGCGGCTTCGCCGTCGCCAACGGCGATGCGCTTCGCGCCCCCTTGACCGACCGCTCTCCGCCAGGCTGGGGCTCGGCGTGCGGCTTAAGCCGCGCTCCGCCTACCAATAGGCGCTCCTTGAATAGAGGACGCCAGCCGACTGGACGGTCAGCGCCAGCCGATAGACACCTTGAAGGCCTGCTTATCGCCAGGACGCCGGATCCCGCTCTCGCCCCTCCTGAGGCGTTCGGAAGTTCCGCTTTCGCACGGCAGGCCAACCCAACCGTCCGCGCCAGATGTCGCTGTTCTACGGCTTCACCTCGAACCGATAGCGCCCCGGCATGTCGTGGTCCTCGGTGACGATCTCCCACGAGACCGTGTAGGCGCCGGGCTTCAGCTTGGCCTTGATCGGGATGATCAGACTGAAGCTGCCCTTGTCTGTCGCCAGGGCGCCGATCGCGATGGGCTTGCCGTCGGGGCCTTCGATCTTGGCGGTGCTGAGCGGCAGTTCAAGTTGCTCGCTGAACATCACGCGCACCTCCTTGGGCGAGGTCTTCAGCTTGGCGCCAGCTTCCGGGCTCCGGGTGATGACTTGCGGATGGGCCAAGGCGGTCGTGGCCATCAGCAGTCCGGTGACGGTGATCGCGGCGAGCAGTTTGGGTCTGAACATCGGGGTTCCTTTCGGGGGAAATGAGTGCGGGCGCGAGGGCGTTAGCTGGAAGCCTTGGGCAGTATCTTGGCCTTGTTGCCGGGTTCGCCGGGCGGGACGAGCTGGTAGAAGCCGCTGATCCTCAGCTTGACGACCACGGCCTTGGCCGACTGGTTTTGCAGATACCAGCCGTGGATGCCGTCCATAGGCGCGATCAGTGAGCCACTCGATGAAGTCCCCGTGGCCTGGCGATATTCGATCACCTTGACCTTGGGAGACGGCGGGCTCTCGCCGTGGAAGTCGGAGTAGAACTCTTCGGGGACGGTGACCCCATCCACGCTCCAGCTGTAGACCAGGCTGTCGCCGGTCTTCATGCGGACCTTGTATTCCAGCTCTTCGCCGCCCCGGCCGGCGTCGGCGGTGTTGAGCGGGATGTCGATGACGTCGGAGCGATAGGCCGTGGTCGTATAGCGCGCGACGCTTTGGTCGGCGGGGGCCGTGGTGACGACCTCCTCTTTGGGCGCGGCCAGCTTCGACAAGCCCGTCAGCTTGCCGACACCGATCGGGTCCTTGCCGAACTCGGCCGGCAGAACGACGCCGACGAAGAGGATCGCCGCGATGGCCGTGGCGCTCGCGACGATGATCGCCAACCGTTTGCGATCGGGCGGCGTAATCGTGGTGTCCGGAACCATCTAGGCTCTCCCTTCGAGGACGTAGCCGGCCAGCTGGTAGGCGACCAACACGAAGCCGGCGGCCATCAGCGCGCCGTTGGCGGCGATGGCCTGCTTGTTGAAACTGGCCCTGGCGCGCCACCAGATGATGGCCCCCAGGATCACAGCCAGCGCGATGAGCTGGCCCAACTCCACGCCGATGTTGAAGGCGATCATGTTGACCAGCAGGCCGTCGGGCGACAGCTCCAAGGCTTGCAGCTTGGTGGCCAGGCCAAAGCCGTGGATCAGACCAAAGCCCAGGACGGCAAGGCGAGTGTCCGGCTGGACGCCGAACACCGTCTTGAAGCCGCCGAGATTGTCGAAGGCCTTGTAGGCCACCGACAAGCCGATCACCGCATCGACCAGGAACGGATTGACGTTGATCTTGCCCAGCACGCCGGCCAGCAGCGTGATGCTGTGGCCGATGCTGAACAGGGTGACGTAGAGGGCGACATCCTTCAGCCGGTAGAGGAAGAAGATCACGCCTAGCAGGAACAGCAGATGGTCGTAGCCGGTGACCATGTGCTTGGCGCCCAGATAGAGGAACGCGATCGGCTGGGGGCCGCTGTTCTCGGCCACGAAGGCCGCGTCCTTGCCCTGGACGCCGTGCGCCAGCGCCATGTCCGCCGCGCCCTGGAGCAGCAGCAGGATGAGCGCCAGACCTAGCAACACCGCGCCGTCACGCAGGCGATGCAGAGCGTGAGGCGATAGCCGTTCTGTGGTGTCGGCCATCATGCCATCTGCTCCTGGGGCGCGGAGCCGTTCCTCTTGCCTAGTTGCGAACTATTTGCAAGTCGGTAGAGGGCGGGCAGGACCAGCAGGGTCAGCAAGGTCGAGGATATGATCCCGCCGATCACCACGGTCGCCAGCGGACGCTGCACCTCGGCGCCGGCCCCGACATTGAAGGCCATCGGCACGAAGCCCAGGCTGGCGACCAAGGCGGTCATCAGCACCGGCCGAAGCCGGGTCAAAGCGCCCTCGGAGATTGCCTCGTCCATCGACCGGCCCTCGGCGAGCAGGCTGCGGATGAAACTGACCATCACCACGCCGTTGAGCACAGCCACGCCCGACAAGGCGATGAAGCCGATGCCCGCCGAGATCGACAGCGGCAAGCCGCGCAGCAGCAGCGCCGCCACGCCGCCGGTCAGGGCCAGGGGCACGCCGGAGAAGACGATGGCGGCGTCCTTCACCGATCTGAACAAGGCGAACAACAGGCCGAAGATCAGCAGCAAGGCGGCCGGCACGACCAACTGAAGCCGCTTGGCCGCCGAGATCAGCTGTTCGAACGTGCCGCCGTAGCTGACCCAGTAGCCGGTCGGGATTTCCACCTCGGCCCCGACCTTCTGCTGGACCTCGGTGATGAACGACCCCAGGTCGCGACCGCGAACATTGGCGGTGACCACCACGCGGCGCTTACCGTCCTCGCGGCTGATCTGGTTAGGGCCGATGACAGTCTCGACCTTGGCGACATCCTGGAGTGGCACGAAGCCGCGCGCACCGTCGGCGGTGGCCGGCAGCGGGACGCGAAGCCGTCCCACGCCATCGACATTCCCGCGTATGGCTTCCGGCAGGCGGACCACGACATCGAAGCGCCGATCACCTTCGAAGACTTGGCCGACGACCGCCCCACCGATCGAGGTGGCCACGACCTCCTGCAAGTCCTGCACGTTCAGCCCCAGGCGCGCCAAGGCGGCGCGGTCGGGGGTGATCTGCAAGACCGGCAGACCCGTCACCTGTTCGACCCCGACGTCCTGGGCGCCTTCAATCCCCTCGACCACGCTGCCAACGCTTTTGCCGATTTCGAGAAGCTGGTCGAGGTCGTCGCCGAACACCTTGACGGCCACGTCGGCGCGCACCCCCGACAGCAGCTCGTTGAACCGCATCTGGATCGGCTGGGTGAACTCATAGTTGTTGCCGGGGATGGTGGCGACGGCGGCCTGGAGTTCGGCGACCAGCTTGGCGCGTGGCTTGCGTGGATCAGGCCAGTCCTTTCGATCCTTCAGCATGATGAAGGTGTCCGCAACGCTGGGCGGCATGGGATCGGTGGCGACCTCGGCGGTGCCGATCTTGGCCACCACCCGCTCGACCTCGGGCATCTGCTTGATCCGCGCCTCCAGCGCCGTCTGCATGCGGA
The DNA window shown above is from Caulobacter sp. FWC26 and carries:
- a CDS encoding HupE/UreJ family protein, translated to MMADTTERLSPHALHRLRDGAVLLGLALILLLLQGAADMALAHGVQGKDAAFVAENSGPQPIAFLYLGAKHMVTGYDHLLFLLGVIFFLYRLKDVALYVTLFSIGHSITLLAGVLGKINVNPFLVDAVIGLSVAYKAFDNLGGFKTVFGVQPDTRLAVLGFGLIHGFGLATKLQALELSPDGLLVNMIAFNIGVELGQLIALAVILGAIIWWRARASFNKQAIAANGALMAAGFVLVAYQLAGYVLEGRA
- a CDS encoding RNA polymerase subunit sigma-24, with amino-acid sequence MMRRHGRLWLLDPSQWWRCQYRRLWRGQGFDPHNSQQVTSYAVMALRGDTRDVFLLSCVQALDYALISRHLGLTVEVVQAHMASALYEVTSTIDFVERVRPRRAAASSPEDRHV
- a CDS encoding copper resistance protein CopC, which encodes MFRPKLLAAITVTGLLMATTALAHPQVITRSPEAGAKLKTSPKEVRVMFSEQLELPLSTAKIEGPDGKPIAIGALATDKGSFSLIIPIKAKLKPGAYTVSWEIVTEDHDMPGRYRFEVKP
- a CDS encoding AlpA family transcriptional regulator, which produces MAEPDRILRIRTVLQRTGLSRSTLYRKIQDGSFPRQVQISVHGAGWRESAINHWIADPAGFRMEERTGRA